CGCCGCGCCCGCGCGGAGAACGGCGAGCAGGCCGACGACCATCGGGATCGACCGGGTGAGGAACAGCCCGACGTGCTGTCCCGGCCGTACGCCGAATCGGGTGAGTGTGGCGGCGAGTGCGGCCGACCGGCGATCGAGTTCGGCATAAGTGAGGGATTCGCCCAAATGCTCGATGGCGAGCGCGTTCGGGCGAATGCGCGCCTGCGCGAGCACGGCGTCGTGAATTCCGCGGAACGGGACCCGGGCGGGTTCCCCGGTGCCGAACCGCTGGAACAGCGCGCGATCGGCGGGGGGCAGGCCCGGTAGTGAGGCGGGCCGGATCATCGCGGTCACTCGGTCACCTTTCGCCGGACCGACGCAGTCAACCGATGTGAACGAGACAGCCCCGCGATTCGTTCAAAGCTTTTGCGGAAAATTCCGATGTTGCGCTGAGTACGGGAGAGGGTGATCGGTAAACGATTATTTCGACGAATTCATCATTCGTTCGCCGGTTTTCCGTGTCTGTCCCCTCTGGTATTTCGCGCGCACGCCGAGGAGGGGCCGTTCCCGGCACCCCCACCGGGAACGGCCCCTCCGCTTCCCCCCTTACTCAGTCATGTCTTCGGGGGTTCCGGGTGGCGGAGCCCCCGGCCCGGGCCGGAGGCCCGGTTGTCTCAGCCGGCCGCGCGCGTCACCACGGCGTTGCCGGTGCCCGTGCGGGCGCGGACCTTCAGCTTCACGCCGCCTTCGGGTGCGGCGTCGGCGACGTCCAGTTCGCTGGAGACACGACCGGCGCTGGAGGTCAGGTCGACCTCGGCGGCCGTCCCGCCGCGGATGCCGATCCGGACCTCGCCGGAGCCGGTGATCAGGTCCAGCGAGCCCGAAGCGGCGTCGGCCACCGAAAGGTCGCCGCTGCCCGTGCGGGCCATCACTTCGCCGGACACCGCGCCCAGCCAGACGTCCCCCGTGCCGGTGGCCAGCGTCGCGGACCCGGCGATCGACGACGCCTCGACGTGGCCGCTGCCGCTGCGCAGCTGCAGCCCGCCCAGCGTCGGGCCGAGCTTGACGCCGCCGCTGCCGGTGCGGATCGTGGCCGAGCCGTCGGCGCGGTCGAGCTTCACCTCGCCGGAGCCGGTGAGCAGGTCGACGCGGCCGGCCGAGCCGGTCACCGTGACGTCCGCCGCGCCGGCCCGCACCTCGACGTGCGATCCCGCCGGCGCGTGCACCTTCACCGCGAGCGCGACGTTGCGCAGCTGCCACGCCTTCGGCGCGCTCACGACCAGGCGGTTGCCGAGCTTCTCGATCCGGCTCTGCCGCACCGCCTCGGCGGGGGAGGCCGCCGGGTCGACGCCCAGCTGGTCGCCGAAGCGTTCGCCGACCCAGGACAGCAGGTTGTTGACCCCCGCCACCCACGGCTGCTGCTCGCCTTGGTCGTGCCGCAGCTCGACCCGCGCGCCGGAGTCGCCCTCGAGGACGATCTCCACGCGGCCGATCGTCACGCTGACGTCGAGCTCCAGCGGGACGTCGGTCTCGAACTCGTCGACCCGCACCAGTTCGTCGTTCGGCTCTTCGGCCGGTGTCGTCTGTTCTTCGCTCATCGTTCTCGTCCCCTCAGCCTTCGACCCAGCCGTGCAGGTGCGACCCGCCCCGGTCATCCCGGTCGCGGTGGTGCTTGTGGCTCCCGCCGCCGAGCGCGCCGTGCCCCAGCGCGCCCTGGACCGCCTGCGAAACGAACGTGTTCAGCGAGACGCCCTGGGCCGCCGCCGCGCGTTCGGCCTGGCCCTTGATCTGCTCGACCAAGCGCAGCGTGATGCGGGAGATGTCCCCGCCGTCCATGAGCGGTGGCGGCGGCGTGGTGTCACGTGGTGTCTCACGTGACACCGGTTCCTCCGCGGCGCCGGAGACGACGACGCGGACGTCGCGGCCGTCGAGCCGCACGTCGACCACCTGGCCAGGCAGTGCGGCCGTGACCTCGGCGGCGAGGTCGGCGAGGGCGTTCATCAGGGTCAGGCGGACGGCGGGTTCGAGCGCGGAGGACAGCAGCGCGGCCGCCCGCCGGGTGTGCTCGTCCCCGGCCGCGGCCGTGTTCGCGAGGTCCTCGCGAAGGCTGGCGATGTACGGGGTCAGATCCATGACACCACTATGACGTCATCGGTGACGTCAGTCAAGGAGCCGGTGATGTCACCTGTGTCGCCCGGGAGTGGGCGCCCCCACGCAGTTAGGCTGCGGGGAGCCGGAGAAGGAGTGCTGACGTGGCCGAAACCGTGTCACCCAGGGTGCAGCTGATCGCGAAGACGGAGTTCTTCCCGCCCGAGGACGTGCCGTGGTCGACCGACGCGGACGGCGGCGAGGCCCTCGCCGAGTTCGCCGGCCGCGCCTGCTACCAGTCGTGGAAGAAACCGAACCCCGCCACCGCGACCAACGCCGGCTACCTCGAGCACATCATCGACGTCGGCCACCTTTCGGTGCTGGAGCACGGTTCGGTGACCTTCTACATCACCGGCATCTCCCGCTCGCTGACCCACGAGCTGATCCGGCACCGCCACTTCTCCTACTCCCAGCTCTCGCAGCGCTACGTCCCGGAACGCGACGCCGAGATCGTCGAGCCGGACGTGATCGCGAACGACCCGGTGCTGCACGAGAAGTTCCTCGCCGCGACCCAGGCCAGCGTCGACGCCTACACCGAGCTGCTGGCCGGGCTCGAGGAGAAGTTCGCCGACGTCCCGACCGCGACCCTGCGCCGCAAGCAGGCCCGCCAGGCCGCCCGCTCGGTGCTGCCCAACGCGACCGAGACGCGCATCGTCGTCACCGGGAACTACCGCGCCTGGCGGCACTTCGTCGCGATGCGCGCCACCGAACACGCCGACGTCGAGATCCGCGAGCTGGCCGTGGAATGCCTGCGGCAGCTGCAGAAAGCCGCGGCGAACGTGTTCGCCGACTTCACCATCTCGACGCTGCCCGACGGCACCGAGATCGCCACGAGCCCGAAGGTGCTGGAAGGCTGATGAAGCGACTCGCGATCGACGTCCGGCCCGGTGACTACGCCGTCGTGCGGTTGCCCCCGGACGCCGCGGTGCCCGCCGAGCTCTTCGAACCCGGCGAAGACTTCGTTTCGGTGACCCGGACGCCGGAAGAACTGTCCGTCATCTGCCCGGCCGGCCGCGAACCCGCCGGCAGCACGGCCGCCGAGGACGGCTGGCGGCTGCTGTCGGTCCGCGGCCCGCTGGAGTTCACGCTCACCGGCATCATCGCCGCGCTGGCCTCCGAGCTGGCCGCGGCCGGGGTCGCGCTGTTCTCGATGTCGACGTTCGACACCGACCACATCCTGGTCCGCGCCGCCGACCTCGACCACGCCGTCAAGGCCCTGCGCGAATCCGGCCACGAGGTCGCCCACCCCTGACCCCAGGTCCGTGAATGGCACATTGAGGGACTTCAAGTCCCTCAATGTGCCATTCACGGCTTTCGGGGTACCCGGGCGCGAAGGGTGGGAGCCGTCACCCTTGAAAAGTAAAGTTCGGCGCGCCTAAACTCCGGTTTAGGGTCCCCGACATCCGGTGAGAGGCAGGCTGCATGGCTGTGACCGAGGCTGTCCGGCCGAGACTGGTGTCACGCCTGCGCACCGGGTCGGCCCTGCTCGGCCCGGCGTTCGTCGCCGCGATCGCCTACGTCGACCCGGGGAACGTCGCCTCCAACATCAGCGCCGGCGCCCGCTACGGCTACCTGCTGGTCTGGGTGATCGTCGCGGCGAACCTGATGGCCGTGCTCGTCCAGTACCTGTCGGCGAAGCTGGGCCTGGTCAGCGGGATGTCGCTGCCGGAGGCGCTGCGCGCCCGCCTGTCCCGGCCCGCGCGGCTGGCCTACTGGGCGCAGGCCGAGGTCGTCGCCATCGCCACCGACCTGGCCGAGGTCGTCGGCGGCGCCATCGCGCTCAACCTGCTGTTCGACCTCCCGCTCGTCGCCGGTGGCCTGATCACCGGCGCGGTTTCGCTGACGCTGCTGGCGGTCCAGGACCGCGGCGGCCAGCGGACGTTCGAGCGGGTCGTCACCGGGTTGCTGCTGGTCATCGCGATCGGGTTCCTGGCGAGCCTGTTCGTCGAGCCGCCGTCGGCGTCGGCGACGCTCGGCGGGCTGGTGCCGAGGTTCGACGGCGCGGGCAGCATCCTGATCGCCGCGGCGATGCTCGGCGCGACCGTCATGCCGCACGCGGTCTACCTGCACTCCGGCCTGGTCCGCGACCGCCACGGCCGCGCGGACGGCGTCCGGCGCCGCCGCCTGCTGCGCGCGACCCGCGCCGACGTCGGCCTGGCGATGCTCCTGGCCGGCGCGGTGAACCTCGGCATGCTGCTGCTCGCCGCGACGAACCTCCAGGGCCAGGACGGTGTCGACAGCATCGAGGGCGCGCACGGCGCGGTCGCTTCGGCGCTCGGTCCGGGCATCGCGCTGATGTTCGCGATCGGCCTGCTCGCCTCCGGCCTGGCCTCGACGTCGGTCGGCGCGTACGCGGGCGCGATGATCATGCAAGGGCTGCTGCACAAGCGAATCCCGCTGGTCCTGCGCCGCCTGGTGACGCTGACGCCGGCGATCGTGGTGCTGGCGCTGGGCGCCGACCCGAGTGCGGCGCTGGTCGTGTCCCAGGTGGTGCTGTCGTTCGGGATCCCGTTCGCGCTGGTGCCGCTGATCAGGCTGACGGCGGACCGCACACTGATGGGCGAGGACGCGAACCACCGCGCGACAACGGTGGCGGCATGGGTGGTCGCGGCGATCATCATCGCGTTGAACCTGGTCCTGATCTACCTCACCTTCGCCGCCTGAGTGCGCGTGTCGTCCCTTGATGCGGGCGAATTCCGTGGAACCTCCGGCGGCGCGCGGCGGTCCGACTAGCATCTGCGCGACCGCCCGCCCGAAGGAGCACCGTGACCGACGAACAGACCCGGCCCTACCCACCGCAGGCGCCTGTCACGCCTGGTCAGCGGGTCGTCGCGGGCCGCTACCTCCTGCTGGGCGAGCTCGGCCGCGGTGGCATGGGTGTCGTGTGGCGGGCACAGGACCAGGTCATCGGCCGCCAGGTCGCCGTCAAGGAACTGCGGCTGCCCGACGCCGAGTCCGCCGCCGTCTTCTCCGAACGTGCCCTGCGCGAGGTGCGCACCGGCGGCCGGCTCAACGACCCCGCGATCGTCACCGTCTACGACGTCGTCACCGACGGCGGCACCACCTTCATCGTCATGGAGCTGGTCGAAGCGCCGTCGCTGGCCGACCTCGTGCGGCAGCGCGGCCCGATGCCCGCGGCGCAGGCCGCGCAGCTGGGGGAGCGGGTGCTCACCGCGCTGCAGGCGGCCCACGCGGCCGGGATCGTCCACCGGGACGTCAAGCCGGCGAACATCCTGGTCGCGCCGGACGGCCGTGTGAAGCTCACCGACTTCGGCATCGCCCACGCCGTCGACGACCCGCGCCTGACCACCAGCGGCATGATCGTCGGCTCGCCCGCCTTCATGGCGCCGGAGCGCGTCGAAGGCCGCGAAGCGCTGCCCGCGTCCGACCTGTGGTCCCTCGGCGCGACGCTGTTCTTCGCCGTCGAAGGCACGATCCCGTTCGAGCGCGCGACCACCGCCGCGACGCTGCACGCGATCATGACCGAGATCCCGTACCTCACCCGCGGCCAGGGCCCGCTCGCCGCGGCCATCCTCGGCCTGCTCGTCGCCAACCCGGACGCGCGGCTGACCGTGGCCCAGGCCCAGAACCTGCTGACCACGGCGCAGGGCGTGCGGCCGACCCCGCCGGGCGGCACCGCGATGCTCCTCCCGGCTGCCGGCCCGGCGCCGAAGAAGCCGCGCCGCGCCCTGTGGCCGGCTGGCGCCGCCGTGCTCGTCGTGGCCGCCCTGACCGGCGGGTTCTTCGCGGGCAAGGCCTTCGAAACCCCCGCGCCGGACGATCAGAAGCTGCCGACCATGACGTTCGGCCTCGGCGGCCAGATGCACGTCGACGTCAACTCCGGCTACCTCTGCTACAACGCCCCGGTCCAGGACGGCGGCGTCATCAGCGGCGAGAACGACGGCGACTGCAAGGAGAGCCACACCGTCGAGGTCTACGACGCCGGGGACCTCATCGGCACCACGAACTGGTCCGACAGCGAGGCAGCGGTCGCGGCCTACCCGGGCCTGGCCGCCGTGACCGCGGTCGCCGAAGCCCGCTGCGCGGCCTCGTTCCGTTCCTCGATCGTCCCCGAAATCAAGCGCGACGGCCTCAAGTACCGGGCGCTCGTGCCGACCCAGGGCCAGTGGCAGAGCCGGCCCGAGAAGCCGGGCGAAGACCCGACGCGCGAGTTCTACTGCGTGCTGACCAAGGCCGACGGCGGCCCGATCTCCGCGCCGATCGTGACCAAGGTCAAGTAGAAGTTCCGCGACGAGCGGCCGGGCCCGGGAAATCCTCCGCACTTGGCGCCCCCGACCAGGTCGGCGCGGTTTTCGTCGGGGGGAGGAGGTACCGTCTGCACCATGTCCAACCCACCTACCACAGGCAGTTCGGGGGCCCGGGTGGCGGAGCCCCCGGCCCGGAGCGAAGCTCCGGTTGTTACCGCAGCGCCCGGACGGCCGTTCGGGCGCGTGCTCACCGCGATGGCCACCCCGTTCGACGCCGAGGGCGCACTGGACCTGAAGCGGGCGCAGGAGCTGGCCGAGCACCTCGTGGAGCTGGGGAACGACGGCCTCGTGGTCAACGGCACCACCGGCGAGAGCCCGACCACGAGCGACGCGGAGAAGCAGCAGCTCATCCGCGCCGTGGTCGAGGCCGTCGGCGACCGCGCGACCGTCGTGGCCGGCGCGGGCACCAACAACACCGCGCACAGCGTCGAGCAGGCGAAGCAGGCCGAAGAAGCCGGCGCACACGGCCTGCTGGTCGTCACCCCGTACTACTCGCGGCCCAGCCAGGCCGGGCTGTACGCGCACTTCACCACCGTCGCCGACAGCACCGGCCTGCCGGTGCTGCTCTACGACATCCCGCCGCGTTCGGTCGTCCCGATCGAGGTCGACACGCTGCTGCGGCTGGCCGAGCACCCGCGGATCGTCGCGGTCAAGGACGCCAAGGGCGACCTGATCGCCGGCTCCGAGGTGATCGCCAACACCCACCTCGCGTACTACTCGGGCGACGACGGCCTGAACCTGCCGTGGATCTCCGTCGGCGGTGTCGGTGTGGTGAGTGTGATCGGTCACGTCGTCGCGGGCCGGATCCGCGCGATGATCGACGCCTACGAGAACGGCGACACGTCCACCGCGCGCACCAACCACCGCGGCATGCTTCCGGTGCTGCGCGCGATGTCGCGGGTCGGCGGGGTCGCCTTCAGCAAGGCGGCGCTGCGGCTTCGCGGCTTCGACATCGGCGACCCGCGGCTGCCGATCGTCGCGCCGAACACCGAGCAGACGGCCCTGATCGCCGCTGATCTTGCCCAGGGCGGCGTGCCGCTGGGCGACACGGCGGCTCAGGACTGGCATGGTGAGCGGGTGGCACAAGCAGATTCGCGAGCGGCCTACATCGCGCCGACCTCGCACACCAGCGTTGGGACCCTGCCTCGGTGAGCTCACTTCCCCAAGGTCCAGGCCCGACCAACGCCCCGCCCCGACTGCCCGAGGGAGCCCTGCGCGTCGTCGCGCTGGGCGGCATCGGCGAAGTCGGGCGCAACATGACCGTCTTCGAGTTCGGCGGCCGGCTGCTCATCGTCGACTGCGGGGTCCTCTTCCCCGAGGACGACCAGCCCGGCGTCGACCTGATCCTGCCCGACTTCCGCGCGATCGAGGACCGCCTCGACGACATCGAAGGGCTGGTGCTCACCCATGGGCACGAGGACCACATCGGTGCCGTCCCGTTCCTCCTGCGCCTGCGGCCGGACCTGCCGATCTACGGCTCGAGGTTCACCAACGCCCTGCTCGCGGCGAAGGCCAAGGAGCACCGGCAGCGGCCGAAGCTGATCGAGGTCCGCGAGGGCGAGCGCCGCGACGTCGGCGTGTTCAACCTCGAGTTCTTCGCCGTCAACCACTCCATCCCGGACGCGCTGGCCGTGGCCATCCGCACCCCGGCGGGCGTGGTCCTGCACACCGGCGACATCAAGCTCGACCAGCTCCCGCTGGACGGGCGCCTCACCGACCTGGCCGGCTTCTCCCGGCTCGGCGACGAGGGTGTCGACCTGTTCTGCGTCGACTCGACCAACGCCGAGGTGCCCGGGTTCGTCATGCCCGAGCGCGACATCGGCCCGGTCCTCGACGACGTCATCCGCCGGGTCGACCAGCGCGTGATCGTGGCCTGCTTCGCCAGCCACGTGCACCGCGTCCAGCAGGTGCTGGACGCCGCGCACCGGCACGGCCGCCGGATCGCGTTCGTCGGCCGGTCGATGGTCCGGAACATGGGCATCGCGGCCGACCTGGGCCTGCTGAACGTGCCCGACGGCCTCCTGGTCGACCTCGACCAGGCGAGCACCCTGCCGGAGAGCAAGGTCCTGTTCGTCTCGACGGGGTCGCAGGGCGAGCCGCTCTCGGCGCTGTCGCGGATGGCGCGCGGCGAGCACCGGCAGATCTCGATCCGTGCGGGCGACACCGTCGTGCTGGCCAGCTCGATGATCCCGGGCAACGAGACCGCGGTGTTCGGCGTCGTCAACGGCCTGACCCGGCTCGGCGCGAACGTCGTCCACCAGGGCAACGCCAAGGTCCACGTGTCCGGCCACGCGTCGGCGGGGGAGCTGCTCTACCTGTACAACGCGGTGCGGCCGAGCAACGTCATGCCGGTGCACGGCGAGTGGAAGCACCTGAAAGCCAACGCCGAGCTGGCGGTCCGCACCGGCGTCGCCCCGGAGAACGTGGTCATCGCCGAGGACGGCGTGGTCGTCGACCTGGTCGACGGCAAAGCGTCCCGCACCGGCCGCGTCGAGGTGGGCCACGTCTACGTCGACGGCCTGTCGGTCGGCGACGTCGGCGAGTCGACTTTGTCGGACCGGCTGGTCCTCGGCGAAGGCGGGTTCATCTCGATCAGCGTCGCGATCGACTCCGCCACCGGCCGCGCGGTCAGCAGCCCCACGGTGTCCGGCCGCGGATTCTCCGACGACCCGAAGGCGCTCGCCGCCGTCGTGCCGCTGGTGGAGATGGAACTGGCGCGCACGGAGGCCGAAGGCATCACCGACACGCACCGGATCGCGCAATCGGTCCGCCGGGTCGTCGGCCGCTGGGTGGCCGACACCTACCGCCGCCGTCCGATGATCGTCCCGACGGTCATCCCGGTCTGAGTTTCCCAGGCTGAGTTTCACGACGCGGAACGCCTTCGCCTCCCCCTGGACGGCGAAGGCGTTCCGCGTCTTCAGTGCGTCACCTTGGCCAGCAGCAGTGCGAAGGCCACGGTGACGGTCTGGCGGAACAGGGCCCGGCGTGCCCTGCGTTGTTCCCCTCGGGTCGGCTTCATGCGATCCAGTGTTTCGCCGCCAGCCGCGGTGGACATCCCGCTCCGGGAGGGGGCGTATCCCTCCAGGGGATGAGCTTGCGCGGCCCTGTTACGCCGTCTGGACCACGACCGTCCGGTTTGGTGAGCGCTAACCTTGATCCCCACCCGCCTCGGCAAGAGAGGCCGCGTTGATGGGACGTCACTCGCCGGACGGACGGCGCCGGTTGCTCCTGCCCGTCCTGGCGACCGGACTCGTTGTCGTCCTCGGCGCCGCCGCTTGGGTGACCGTGTCGGCGGTGACCGCGAAGCCGGCCTGCGAGCAGCCGGTGAAGGTTCTCGTCACCGCGTCGGCGGACATCGCGCCCGCGCTGTCGCTCGTCGCGCGCGGCCTCGACCTGAAGTGCGGCAGCGTCGAAGTCCAGACGCGGGAAGCGACGTCGGCGGCCGAGCGGCTCGCGCTGTCCGACGGCAGCCCGCGGCCGCAGGTCTGGGTGCCGGACTCCACGCTCGCGCTGCGCCGCGCCCGCCAGCTCGGCGCCGCCGACGTCCCGGAGACCGGCTCGTCGGTGGCCAGCTCGCCGGTGGTGCTCGCCGTCGCCGCCGACGTCGTCAAGGGCCTCGGCTGGCCCGACCGCACGTTGAACTGGGGCGAGGTCCTCGCCGCGCCGGGTGCCGTCCCGGGAATGCCCGACCCGGCCCGGGACGCGGTCGGCGCGGTCGCGCTGCTGGGCCTGCGGGACAGCGTCAAGGCGGCGCCCGAGCCGTCTGCCGCGTACGTCGCGTTGCTGCGGCGGTTCTCGGCGAACGCACTCGGCGCGCAGACCGACCTCATCGCGCGGCTGCCCGGGTCGAGCGGCGGCGGCACCGCGGCGGTGACGGCCTTCCCCGCGTCGGAGAACTCCTTGCTGCGCCACAACATCGAGGACCGGACGTCGCCGCTGGTCGCCGTCTACTCCGCGGCGGTGCCCACTTTGGACTTCCCGTTCGCCGAGCTGAGCGGGATCACGGAGCAGCAGCGGCCGATCGTCGACGCGCTGCGGGAGGCGGTGCTCGGCGACGCGGGCGCCGACGCGATCGCCAAGACCGGCCTGCGCGCGGCGGGCGGGCAGGCGCTGCAGGCGCACTCCGACGACCCGAGGGTGTCGTCGCCGGGCATCCGCACCGCGAACCTGCCGCCCGCGCCCGTCGTCGACGAACTGCTCAACCAGTGGGCCGGCGTCAACCTGAGCGCGCGGGTGCAGGTGCTCGTCGACGTCTCCGGGTCGATGAACGCGCAGGTGCCCGGGACCGGGCTGAACCGGATGCAGGTGACGATGCAGGCCGCGGCGAAGGCCATGCACCTGTTCAAACCCGCCACGCAGCTGCGGATGCTGGCGTTCTCGACCCGTCTCGACGGCGACAGGGACTACCGCGAGCTGCTGCCGATGGCGCCGGTCTCCCAGCACCTGGCCGCCGGCGCGCTGGACAAGCTGGCCCAGGTGAAGGCCACCCAGGACGGCGGAACCGGGCTCTACGACAGCGTCCTCGACACCTACCGCACGGCCCGCCGCGAGTGGGAACCCGGCCGGCTCAACCTGGTGATCGTCATGACCGACGGCCACAACGACGACCCGCACGGCATCACCCGGGCGGACCTGCTGGCCGAGCTGGCGAAGCTGCAGGACCCCCGCCGCCCGATCCCGCTGATCGGCGTCGGCATCGGCCCGGACGCGGACAAGGCGGAACTGGACCAGCTGACCGCGGCCACCGGCGGCCAAGCCTTGGTGGCCCCGGACCCGGCCAAGATCACCGACGTCTTTTTCACAGCCCTGTCCCGGATAGCCGGCGGCTGACCCACGTGATCAGAAGGTCGACACGCGTGACTGGGGAGGCGACACGGCCCGGCTTCGCCGTGTCGTCCCTCTAATCACGCGTGTCGACCCTTCAATCACGCGTGTTGACCGTTGCGTCACGGGTCGTGCGGCGGCGGATGAGGGCGTAGACGGCCAGGATCGCCGCCAGGCTGATCA
This window of the Amycolatopsis balhimycina FH 1894 genome carries:
- a CDS encoding Nramp family divalent metal transporter, producing the protein MAVTEAVRPRLVSRLRTGSALLGPAFVAAIAYVDPGNVASNISAGARYGYLLVWVIVAANLMAVLVQYLSAKLGLVSGMSLPEALRARLSRPARLAYWAQAEVVAIATDLAEVVGGAIALNLLFDLPLVAGGLITGAVSLTLLAVQDRGGQRTFERVVTGLLLVIAIGFLASLFVEPPSASATLGGLVPRFDGAGSILIAAAMLGATVMPHAVYLHSGLVRDRHGRADGVRRRRLLRATRADVGLAMLLAGAVNLGMLLLAATNLQGQDGVDSIEGAHGAVASALGPGIALMFAIGLLASGLASTSVGAYAGAMIMQGLLHKRIPLVLRRLVTLTPAIVVLALGADPSAALVVSQVVLSFGIPFALVPLIRLTADRTLMGEDANHRATTVAAWVVAAIIIALNLVLIYLTFAA
- a CDS encoding DUF4097 family beta strand repeat-containing protein, which translates into the protein MSEEQTTPAEEPNDELVRVDEFETDVPLELDVSVTIGRVEIVLEGDSGARVELRHDQGEQQPWVAGVNNLLSWVGERFGDQLGVDPAASPAEAVRQSRIEKLGNRLVVSAPKAWQLRNVALAVKVHAPAGSHVEVRAGAADVTVTGSAGRVDLLTGSGEVKLDRADGSATIRTGSGGVKLGPTLGGLQLRSGSGHVEASSIAGSATLATGTGDVWLGAVSGEVMARTGSGDLSVADAASGSLDLITGSGEVRIGIRGGTAAEVDLTSSAGRVSSELDVADAAPEGGVKLKVRARTGTGNAVVTRAAG
- a CDS encoding toxin-antitoxin system HicB family antitoxin, whose product is MDLTPYIASLREDLANTAAAGDEHTRRAAALLSSALEPAVRLTLMNALADLAAEVTAALPGQVVDVRLDGRDVRVVVSGAAEEPVSRETPRDTTPPPPLMDGGDISRITLRLVEQIKGQAERAAAAQGVSLNTFVSQAVQGALGHGALGGGSHKHHRDRDDRGGSHLHGWVEG
- a CDS encoding ACT domain-containing protein — protein: MKRLAIDVRPGDYAVVRLPPDAAVPAELFEPGEDFVSVTRTPEELSVICPAGREPAGSTAAEDGWRLLSVRGPLEFTLTGIIAALASELAAAGVALFSMSTFDTDHILVRAADLDHAVKALRESGHEVAHP
- a CDS encoding serine/threonine-protein kinase, whose product is MTDEQTRPYPPQAPVTPGQRVVAGRYLLLGELGRGGMGVVWRAQDQVIGRQVAVKELRLPDAESAAVFSERALREVRTGGRLNDPAIVTVYDVVTDGGTTFIVMELVEAPSLADLVRQRGPMPAAQAAQLGERVLTALQAAHAAGIVHRDVKPANILVAPDGRVKLTDFGIAHAVDDPRLTTSGMIVGSPAFMAPERVEGREALPASDLWSLGATLFFAVEGTIPFERATTAATLHAIMTEIPYLTRGQGPLAAAILGLLVANPDARLTVAQAQNLLTTAQGVRPTPPGGTAMLLPAAGPAPKKPRRALWPAGAAVLVVAALTGGFFAGKAFETPAPDDQKLPTMTFGLGGQMHVDVNSGYLCYNAPVQDGGVISGENDGDCKESHTVEVYDAGDLIGTTNWSDSEAAVAAYPGLAAVTAVAEARCAASFRSSIVPEIKRDGLKYRALVPTQGQWQSRPEKPGEDPTREFYCVLTKADGGPISAPIVTKVK
- the dapA gene encoding 4-hydroxy-tetrahydrodipicolinate synthase; this encodes MATPFDAEGALDLKRAQELAEHLVELGNDGLVVNGTTGESPTTSDAEKQQLIRAVVEAVGDRATVVAGAGTNNTAHSVEQAKQAEEAGAHGLLVVTPYYSRPSQAGLYAHFTTVADSTGLPVLLYDIPPRSVVPIEVDTLLRLAEHPRIVAVKDAKGDLIAGSEVIANTHLAYYSGDDGLNLPWISVGGVGVVSVIGHVVAGRIRAMIDAYENGDTSTARTNHRGMLPVLRAMSRVGGVAFSKAALRLRGFDIGDPRLPIVAPNTEQTALIAADLAQGGVPLGDTAAQDWHGERVAQADSRAAYIAPTSHTSVGTLPR
- a CDS encoding VWA domain-containing protein; its protein translation is MGRHSPDGRRRLLLPVLATGLVVVLGAAAWVTVSAVTAKPACEQPVKVLVTASADIAPALSLVARGLDLKCGSVEVQTREATSAAERLALSDGSPRPQVWVPDSTLALRRARQLGAADVPETGSSVASSPVVLAVAADVVKGLGWPDRTLNWGEVLAAPGAVPGMPDPARDAVGAVALLGLRDSVKAAPEPSAAYVALLRRFSANALGAQTDLIARLPGSSGGGTAAVTAFPASENSLLRHNIEDRTSPLVAVYSAAVPTLDFPFAELSGITEQQRPIVDALREAVLGDAGADAIAKTGLRAAGGQALQAHSDDPRVSSPGIRTANLPPAPVVDELLNQWAGVNLSARVQVLVDVSGSMNAQVPGTGLNRMQVTMQAAAKAMHLFKPATQLRMLAFSTRLDGDRDYRELLPMAPVSQHLAAGALDKLAQVKATQDGGTGLYDSVLDTYRTARREWEPGRLNLVIVMTDGHNDDPHGITRADLLAELAKLQDPRRPIPLIGVGIGPDADKAELDQLTAATGGQALVAPDPAKITDVFFTALSRIAGG
- a CDS encoding ribonuclease J, with amino-acid sequence MSSLPQGPGPTNAPPRLPEGALRVVALGGIGEVGRNMTVFEFGGRLLIVDCGVLFPEDDQPGVDLILPDFRAIEDRLDDIEGLVLTHGHEDHIGAVPFLLRLRPDLPIYGSRFTNALLAAKAKEHRQRPKLIEVREGERRDVGVFNLEFFAVNHSIPDALAVAIRTPAGVVLHTGDIKLDQLPLDGRLTDLAGFSRLGDEGVDLFCVDSTNAEVPGFVMPERDIGPVLDDVIRRVDQRVIVACFASHVHRVQQVLDAAHRHGRRIAFVGRSMVRNMGIAADLGLLNVPDGLLVDLDQASTLPESKVLFVSTGSQGEPLSALSRMARGEHRQISIRAGDTVVLASSMIPGNETAVFGVVNGLTRLGANVVHQGNAKVHVSGHASAGELLYLYNAVRPSNVMPVHGEWKHLKANAELAVRTGVAPENVVIAEDGVVVDLVDGKASRTGRVEVGHVYVDGLSVGDVGESTLSDRLVLGEGGFISISVAIDSATGRAVSSPTVSGRGFSDDPKALAAVVPLVEMELARTEAEGITDTHRIAQSVRRVVGRWVADTYRRRPMIVPTVIPV
- the thyX gene encoding FAD-dependent thymidylate synthase; its protein translation is MAETVSPRVQLIAKTEFFPPEDVPWSTDADGGEALAEFAGRACYQSWKKPNPATATNAGYLEHIIDVGHLSVLEHGSVTFYITGISRSLTHELIRHRHFSYSQLSQRYVPERDAEIVEPDVIANDPVLHEKFLAATQASVDAYTELLAGLEEKFADVPTATLRRKQARQAARSVLPNATETRIVVTGNYRAWRHFVAMRATEHADVEIRELAVECLRQLQKAAANVFADFTISTLPDGTEIATSPKVLEG